A segment of the Mercurialis annua linkage group LG4, ddMerAnnu1.2, whole genome shotgun sequence genome:
gtgttttatagtgtatatcataaaaatattgcatatagactaaaaaaatatagatacataagaaaattatcaaaaaaatataaataaactaaaaaataccaaaaatacactattgATACACCAGAGATAcattataacataaatatacCATAAATCattctttatttataaaatctGTAGTATCAATATAACAGAAGAAATATATGAACAAAAACAAGACAAaatattatatgaataatagtagaattttataaataaaaaaataatagatctataataatttatttgtaaaatatttaaatcatcacaaaaaaccaaaaaaatctaCAAAAACTCTAAAAATGATGTCAAGAAATAAATAACGTGAACGGAAGATACAAACAAAAAAGTGCAGACGGAAGAGGCGAACGAAAAAACAACCGAAAGAGACGAGAAATTCAatggaagtagacgaacggaagcgcgaacggaagagaccaACGCAAAGCGATCGTAAGAGACAAACAGAAAAgtaggaaaaagaaaaaaaaagaacaaagaattttgagagaaaaagaagaaagagagagCCAAATCCGGTTTTCCTAAAAAAATGGGGCAAAAAAGTGATAGATACTTTTGAAAATAGTGTATTtgaggaattttttttattaacatattatttatgatatttaaaaatataaaaatagataaatatttagttttaataaaCTAGTAAAGGACATATAGTAGTAGAGAATAATATGCAGAATTCGATAACCATGTTCGTTGActaatatttacatattttattaagttttgttagtaaaacaaaatacaaagaATACTTATGAACTGTAacttaaatgatataagcgctagATAATAAACTGGTAGGTTGTGATTTTACTTTTTCCCACAAACGCTCCCCCCTTCCAATTATCAGAAAAAAAGAGTACaaaaaatttttaaattgaaatatttaattttaaaaaaaaaattatactaaagaTCTAGTAAATTgtagtaaatttattttgtatctttaaatataaagtaaagatattaaccaaattattttattaacgTGTCAAACGTAGGTAAGCTACACTTGGTATGTCATCGCTGGGGATCAcaaatctatttaatttaaactctcTCTCTTTGATGTCAACGGTTTACTACATCCGCCAACAACCACTAATTCTCTCTTTCActctctttttatatttttgtcctTCTACTTTTGTTATTTTCACCGGTTAGCCCCTCATTTGTTTATTTTACTACTTTTAAATCGTATCCGcttttttgttttcttaaatGTCCTTTTTTGATGCTTTTAAGGCTTCTTTGatcaaaaaaagtataaaatccATGTCCTCTATCTATCACTTCACTCCACCATTTTCGAGTTTCTTTCAATCTCTTAATTAAATCATACTTTTGGAGATTATAAGTTGATGGACACTATCATTaaagtacatataaaaaaattaaaatagtgaattagtattttatttatttattaaaagaattagtaattttattgataattcAGAATTAGTAATGTTTACATTATGTTTTCActgattaataaattttaaagacttATTGAGttatttagatatatttttattctaaatacAGCAAAGGAAATGTTCAactaacaccaaaattattttttccataaTTTACTTAAAGTATTCAACAGTCATATAATGTATTTTGTATGTAAGAAAATTAAGATTAAAACAAAACAGAGAATAAAATCATCTaagttaatttataagtatGTTTTCATCGATAATACTATTAacaaataatttcttttattaatttcaatGTTTTTTATCGGTATTAATTTCAATGTTAAAACTGAATATTTTATTCGGTCATGAttgtttatatatgtataaagtgGGGCAAAAATGAAGAATCTAGGAAGTAAAAGGGGCTCCAAcgcaaaatgaaaaagataaaaaaaatttgaaaaatagaaaTAGTAAACGAAGGAAGGACCCACATCTCCGACCTTTGATGGCACCAAACACAAACACCCGCGTTTTGTTCTTCACAGAAGACAAACACGAACACACATCACCCCTCCCATTACCATTTCCCATTTCTTACTTAATCAAACCATACACTTCTTAACTCttaatttcctcaaatattattattaccacaactctctctctcttcttctttctaATGGCTTCTTGTAATAATTTTAAGTCCTTGTTATTATTACTTCTGTTAACGTTATGCAGCAGTTTGTTTAGCTGCTGTTATGGGTTCGGTACGTTTGGGTACGATATTCATCATCGTTATTCGGATCCAGTTAAGGGGATGTTATCAGTTGATGAGTTGCCGGAAAAAGGTTCTCCTCACTATTATGCAACTATGGCTCATCGTGACAGATTAATCCATGGTCGGAAACTTGCTTCTGATCTTAATTCTACTACTCCACTTACTTTCTTCGACGGCAATCAAACTTTTCGCCTTAGTTCTCTTGGATTGTAAGACTTTCTTCTGATCAGTTCTTTAACGTTGTTTTATTGCTTAATTCTACTTGTTTATGGATTTTGAGTTGGGTATTCGTTTTTTTGCTGGTTTGACTCTGTTTGGTTGCTTAGAAAGTGGAGGAAAATGAAACGAAACTGAGTTATTAGCTTGGGTGTAGAGACAAACATCCTAAAGTCAAACAAGTCTTCGATtggttatatatgtatatagatAATTAATCTGTGACTTTTTTATGAATCGATTGAAAAGTCTTGAGCTTTCTGGGGAGTTAAACATGGgtataaataaatcaaagtaatgttttttttttctttttagtttcTTTTGGTTGAATGATTGACCTTTTATTTTGGCAGTTTGCATTATGCTAATGTTTCTGTGGGGACACCAAGTTTATCATTTTTGGTGGCATTAGATACGGGCAGTGATCTCTTCTGGTTACCTTGTGATTGTACTAATAATGGTTGTGTTCGTGGCTTAGAATCCTCAAATGGACAGGTAATATCATCTTGTCTAGATTTTATGTCGTCTTCAGTTTGTTCTAGATAAAGTAAAGCAAAAAGGGTCTAATTCGACTAGACTCATGAGTTTGTCTGAGTGACGTATCTTGATGTTCAAACTCTATTTGGCAATTGACCCGAATAGCTCGAACATTAGCTCGACTTGAGATCAAGTCaatattgattattttttgAGTCACTCATTGATGTTTAGTTATGGGATATCAACTTATTATGCAATTGCCATCTCATGTTCTTATTTGTTTTGAATGAAACAGGAAATAGATTTTAACATATACAGCCCTAATACATCATCAACTAGCCAAAAGATCTCGTGTGACAATTCATTATGTGCACAGCAAAGTCGGTGCCCGTCTGCTCAAAGCACTTGTCCTTATCAAGTTCAGTATCTTTCGAATGGTACCTCATCAACTGGTGTCTTGATACAGGATGTATTGCACTTAATTACAGATAATCCTCAATCAAAACCTACTGACGCAAAGATTGTTTTCGGGTACGTAATAATGATAGTTCAGTGATTGATTGTATTCCATAAGCTTACTTTTGATTTATGTTTGCTATTTTGTACGAAAACTGAAATACTTAAACAAGAAAAGTTCAATTAGAAAACAatgaaataacaattttttttaaaacaatagtTTATAAGTATAAAGTTTTAAAGTCTTAAAAGCGTTTttggaaacaaaaacaaaatgccTAAAGTTTCACTCAGATAAGTTTCCCTGCAACATAACTATTTACAATTCTAATTTTGCACTTTGTGATTTGATGGTTTATGCAGTTGCGGCAGGGTCCAAACGGGTTCATTTTTGGATGGTGCAGCTATAAATGGTTTATTTGGACTTGGTATGACTAATATATCTGTTCCAAGTACTTTGGCAAGAGATGGGTATACTGCAAATTCATTTTCCATGTGTTTCGGACCCGAGGGTGTTGGGAGAATCAGTTTCGGAGATATAGGAAGTTTGGGTCAAGGAGAGACACCTTTCAACTTGAGGCATACACAGTAAGCACTCACTTCTCAAATCTTCATGTCCATTTCTACTAATTTTCAGTAGAATTTTATGATTGTTGTACTGATTTTTTTCCGTATGGAAACCTATCATTAGTCCAACTTACAACATCAGCGTTACTAAAATAAATGTGGGTGGGAGAGATGCAGATCTCGAGTTCTCTGCAATTTTCGATTCCGGCACCTCATTTACATACCTAAATGATCCAGCCTACACACTAATAACTAGCAGTGTAAGTATCTTCAGAAACTTGGCTTGATAGTAACTAAGTTTAATGCTATATAGTTTTTGCTCTCGACGCTTAATTATGGCGTTTTTGCAGTTCAATACCTTGGCAAAAGAAAAGCGCTACTCATCGGATATTAATCTCCCATTTGAATATTGCTATGAGTTAAGGTCAATATCACAtcaaaaacttcattttttttgtgTGCATCTTTTGCAACCCTATTCACTCTAGCTTTTACTATCATTGCAGTGCAAATCAAACAAATCTTGAGATTCCAGTAGTGAATTTTGTGATGCAAGGTGGAAGTCGATTTAATGTCACCGACCCAATATTAGTAGTTGGTCTTCCGGTATAGTTTCATCTCCGGTGTTGTGATGTTATATATATCAACCTCATGTATTGACACTAAGCTTTTCTCCTTTCAATATGCAGGGTAATGCGTACATATATTGTCTAGGTATTGTTAAGAGCGGAGATGTGAATATTATCGGACGTAAGTATCTATATTATTCAGACATTTCTTACTTTCTAAGTTTCTTGCTTATATAATTTCATATTATATTCGTATTTTATCCTAGATGACCAATTATTTGCTCCCATGATATATTAAGTAAATGCTTAACTTATTAGCAACTAAAAGCCTCAATTATTGTGAAATGTTCAAAGCAAAGGCTCTACAGGCTGGATTATGGAAAAAGCAAAGTGCATGTATGTGCTGGACATAATTTGCATATGCCATATGCTTCTTTGAAATGTatggaatatttaaaataagCTAGAAAATAAGCTATCAGTCTCAACCTTAGATACTAGATAAAAATCATGTAGAAAATTCATCAGTTCagttaattttaataatgtcaaatcaaactgaaccaaaattGTCAGTTCGGTTTGGTTAGTTTTTTCACACGCCTACTTGCATTTGCATGTGTATTGAATTATTCCTCATTTCATCAAATGTTGATCATAATGCAGAAAATTTCATGACTGGTTACCACATAGTTTTTAACCGCGAAAAGAATGTATTGGGATGGAAGGCATCAAACTGTGAGTATACATTTTCTATTTTGGATCATTAGCAAACATAAGCGCTTAATTATATATTCTAAAATACTAATTTGAGTATAATGTCCATCGGCACAGGTAATGATGAGTTGGAGACCAACTCCCTTCCGGTTGAACCAATAAGTCCCGGAGTCCCACCAGCTACTGCAATCAATCCACAAGCCACGGAAGGGAATCAAAACACTACTAAAGTCAATGGCGTGCCGGGGCCTGCCGGGAATAATTCGGCTAAATTGCCCAAGTTAAACTCTTTAACTTTTGCAATTATGATGGTTATTATTCCATTCTTTAACATTATTTGAGTATATTCTTGATCGTTTCGAGCTTTTCGATTCACCGTCTTGTATACACAGAACAGAACAGCCATTTCTTTCGGGTATAGTTTACCACAGGATATGGGAA
Coding sequences within it:
- the LOC126678968 gene encoding aspartyl protease family protein 1-like isoform X2, encoding MASCNNFKSLLLLLLLTLCSSLFSCCYGFGTFGYDIHHRYSDPVKGMLSVDELPEKGSPHYYATMAHRDRLIHGRKLASDLNSTTPLTFFDGNQTFRLSSLGFLHYANVSVGTPSLSFLVALDTGSDLFWLPCDCTNNGCVRGLESSNGQEIDFNIYSPNTSSTSQKISCDNSLCAQQSRCPSAQSTCPYQVQYLSNGTSSTGVLIQDVLHLITDNPQSKPTDAKIVFGCGRVQTGSFLDGAAINGLFGLGMTNISVPSTLARDGYTANSFSMCFGPEGVGRISFGDIGSLGQGETPFNLRHTHVTKINVGGRDADLEFSAIFDSGTSFTYLNDPAYTLITSSFNTLAKEKRYSSDINLPFEYCYELSANQTNLEIPVVNFVMQGGSRFNVTDPILVVGLPGNAYIYCLGIVKSGDVNIIGQNFMTGYHIVFNREKNVLGWKASNCNDELETNSLPVEPISPGVPPATAINPQATEGNQNTTKVNGVPGPAGNNSAKLPKLNSLTFAIMMVIIPFFNII
- the LOC126678968 gene encoding aspartyl protease family protein 1-like isoform X1 — translated: MASCNNFKSLLLLLLLTLCSSLFSCCYGFGTFGYDIHHRYSDPVKGMLSVDELPEKGSPHYYATMAHRDRLIHGRKLASDLNSTTPLTFFDGNQTFRLSSLGFLHYANVSVGTPSLSFLVALDTGSDLFWLPCDCTNNGCVRGLESSNGQEIDFNIYSPNTSSTSQKISCDNSLCAQQSRCPSAQSTCPYQVQYLSNGTSSTGVLIQDVLHLITDNPQSKPTDAKIVFGCGRVQTGSFLDGAAINGLFGLGMTNISVPSTLARDGYTANSFSMCFGPEGVGRISFGDIGSLGQGETPFNLRHTHPTYNISVTKINVGGRDADLEFSAIFDSGTSFTYLNDPAYTLITSSFNTLAKEKRYSSDINLPFEYCYELSANQTNLEIPVVNFVMQGGSRFNVTDPILVVGLPGNAYIYCLGIVKSGDVNIIGQNFMTGYHIVFNREKNVLGWKASNCNDELETNSLPVEPISPGVPPATAINPQATEGNQNTTKVNGVPGPAGNNSAKLPKLNSLTFAIMMVIIPFFNII